From Drosophila yakuba strain Tai18E2 chromosome 2L, Prin_Dyak_Tai18E2_2.1, whole genome shotgun sequence, one genomic window encodes:
- the LOC6529010 gene encoding uncharacterized protein LOC6529010, giving the protein MSRMINREEIPRDRGLAQELRSEITRNSAEFSFNFWQEFEHIRSTQRNRMMQERLQRERITTLIRDGQEEANQEAEALSRSISAHGITSTTLPSALSAIPTASMVKNSLVQGVQNVSNRTSSGVKRKSPKQKFQAAKSNKPKQRNESEGEPTLPSPAPSHIPSAPPPSRATMVTTNISNGVTPNISKYRLANKPKK; this is encoded by the coding sequence ATGTCCCGTATGATTAACAGGGAAGAAATTCCCAGAGACAGAGGATTGGCCCAGGAGTTAAGGAGTGAAATAACCCGCAACTCGGCGGAGTTCAGTTTCAACTTTTGGCAGGAGTTTGAACACATCCGGTCGACCCAGCGAAACCGCATGATGCAGGAGCGCTTGCAGCGGGAAAGGATTACCACATTGATTCGGGATGGTCAAGAGGAGGCCAACCAGGAGGCGGAGGCCCTAAGCCGATCGATCAGCGCCCATGGCATCACCTCGACCACGTTGCCATCAGCATTGTCAGCAATTCCCACTGCGTCTATGGTGAAGAACTCCTTGGTTCAAGGAGTCCAAAATGTGTCTAATCGTACGAGTTCGGGTGTCAAACGGAAGTCGCCGAAGCAGAAGTTCCAAGCAGCCAAGTCAAATAAGCCCAAACAAAGGAACGAGTCCGAAGGTGAACCCACCCTGCCATCTCCAGCCCCCTCCCACATTCCCAGCGCACCACCACCCTCCCGGGCCACGATGGTCACCACGAATATCTCCAACGGTGTAACTCccaatatttcaaagtatCGATTGGCCAACAAGCCCAAAAAATGA